In a genomic window of Polyodon spathula isolate WHYD16114869_AA chromosome 21, ASM1765450v1, whole genome shotgun sequence:
- the LOC121296545 gene encoding E3 SUMO-protein ligase CBX4-like: MELPAAGEHVFAVESIEKKRIRKGRVEYLVKWRGWSPKYNTWEPEENILDPRLLIAFQNRERQEQLMGYRKRGPKPKHLVVQIPSFALRSSVLSDLQETSLDDENRHKTETIPGNKMQYQLNSKKHHQYQPNSNEAQVEQQANSKKKYYYQLNSKKHHRYQPDPKMYDLQYQRLRETSSQLHLDHSRNLSPTLQQTWVHNKETGCLNQVKDLSVELKKLPAHLTGRDPVLNSNGVTNAAREDAKSNGIGSKLKIVKNKNKNGRIVIVMSKYMENGMQSAKIKSRDNEMSHQDRKVDISGNVSERTELADSYRLEDRSNKDEEQQMPTSAGAATGLESGHSQNDEVGIRNNGNTEKDSNETRNNAELIDDQPLQLTTKPNLIPWPFEMGVLSRLDQKRNDVGINLSHSRKRNLSEPNEERGVFKKFLASRSISTPSSMPQLPQEKPMDLHLNSYHHTSVPDYLFDGSNPEEPIDLSFVKPRAVMETCKPVQVETKEKEPLETQEEKEEPASSFKPFLGNIIITDVTANCLTVTFKEYITV; the protein is encoded by the exons ATGGAGCTACCAGCGGCGGGAGAGCACGTCTTTGCCGTGGAAAGCATTGAGAAAAAGCGAATAAGAAAG ggaaGAGTTGAATATCTGGTGAAATGGAGAGGCTGGTCTCCCAA ATACAACACGTGGGAGCCAGAGGAAAACATCCTTGATCCGAGACTCCTGATTGCTTTCCAAAACAG AGAAAGACAGGAACAGCTTATGGGTTACCGCAAACGTGGCCCTAAACCCAAACACCTCGTGGTTCAG ATTCCTTCCTTTGCCCTGCGTTCTAGTGTCCTTTCGGATCTCCAGGAAACCTCCCTGGATGATGAGAACAGGCACAAGACTGAGACTATCCCAGGGAACAAAATGCAGTATCAGCTGAACAGCAAGAAGCACCACCAGTACCAACCCAACAGTAATGAGGCCCAAGTCGAGCAACAGGCCAATAGCAAGAAGAAATATTACTACCAGCTTAACAGCAAAAAGCATCACCGTTACCAACCAGACCCCAAAATGTATGACCTTCAGTACCAAAGGCTAAGAGAGACCAGCAGTCAGCTCCATTTGGACCACAGTCGTAATCTGTCTCCCACTCTGCAGCAGACGTGGGTTCACAACAAAGAGACTGGATGCCTTAATCAGGTTAAAGACCTGTCTGTGGAGCTCAAGAAGCTTCCAGCCCATTTAACTGGAAGAGATCCAGTTCTGAACTCTAATGGAGTTACCAATGCTGCCAGAGAAGATGCAAAGAGCAACGGGATTGGAAGTAAATTGAAaatagtgaaaaacaaaaacaagaatggGAGAATCGTCATTGTCATGAGCAAATATATGGAGAATGGAATGCAGTCGGCAAAGATTAAATCCAGGGACAATGAAATGAGCCACCAGGACAGAAAGGTAGACATTTCAGGAAATGTCTCAGAGAGGACTGAGTTGGCCGATTCATATAGATTGGAAGATAGGAGTAACAAAGATGAAGAACAACAAATGCCAACAAGTGCTGGTGCTGCTACTGGACTGGAAAGTGGACACTCCCAAAATGATGAAGTAGGGATAAGAAATAATGGTAACACTGAAAAAGACAGTAATGAGACTCGAAATAATGCAGAACTGATAGATGACCAACCTCTTCAGCTTACCACCAAACCTAATTTAATACCTTGGCCCTTTGAAATGGGTGTTCTGTCGAGACTGGACCAGAAAAGGAATGATGTTGGAATAAATCTGTCTCATTCCAGGAAACGTAATCTCTCTGAACCAAATGAGGAAAGAGGAGTTTTCAAAAAGTTTCTCGCTTCTAGGAGCATAAGCACACCCAGCAGCATGCCACAGCTACCCCAGGAGAAGCCAATGGACCTTCACCTGAATAGCTACCACCATACTAGTGTACCGGACTATTTGTTTGATGGGTCAAACCCAGAAGAACCTATAGACTTAAGTTTTGTGAAGCCCAGAGCTGTGATGGAGACCTGCAAACCAGTGCAGGTAGAAACAAAGGAAAAAGAGCCTTTGGAGACGCAGGAAGAGAAGGAAGAACCTGCATCTAGTTTTAAACCATTCCTTGGAAACATCATAATTACTGACGTCACTGCAAACTGTCTTACTGTCACCTTTAAGGAATATATTACTGTCTAA